In the genome of Tsukamurella paurometabola DSM 20162, the window CCGCACTGGAGTCCGGTGGGCCGGCCGCAGCCGCCGAACTGGTGCCGCAGGCCTGCTTCGCCAAGAACACCGCCGTCGAATGCGGCGAGTGGGTGGCGAACGAGGCCGTGCAACTCTTCGGCGGACACGGTTACATGTCCGAGTACGAGGTGTCGCGGCACTACCGCGATGTCCGCATCCTGGGCATCGGCGGCGGCACCACCCAGATCCTCACCACCCTGGCGGCGAACCGCCTGGGCTACAAGTAGACCGGAAGGACTCCCGATATGACGGTGCTCCGCAGCACACCGGCGTCCGATGCCGGTAAGTACCGCGAGGCGATGCTCGGCAAGCTCGGCGATCTCACCGCCGAGTTCGACAAAGCCCTGGCGGGCGGCGGCGAGAAGTATGTGGAGCGACACCGCAAGCGCGGCAAGCTCACCGCTCGTGAGCGGATCGACAGCGTCCTCGACCCGGCCTCACCGTTCCTGGAGCTGATGCCACTCGCCGCCTGGGGTAGCGACTTCCAGGTCGGCGCCTCGCTCGTCGGCGGTATCGGCGTGGTCGAGGGCGTCGAGGTGATGGTCGTGGCCAACGACCCCACGGTCAAGGGCGGGACCTCGAACCCGTGGACGCTCCGCAAATCGCTGCGCCTCAACGACATCGCCCGGGAGATCCGACTCCCTGTGCTCTCCCTGGTGGAGTCCGGTGGCGCCGATCTGCCCACCCAGAAGGAAGTGTTCGTCCCCGGCGGGGCGATGTTCCGCAACCTCACCCAGCTCTCCAAGGCGGGCATCCCCACCATCTCGGTGGTCTACGGCAACTCCACCGCAGGCGGCGCCTACATCCCCGGTATGAGCGACCACGTCGTGATGATCAAGGAACGCTCGAAGGTCTTTCTCGCCGGCCCGCCCCTGGTGAAGGCCGCCACCGGCGAGATCTCCGATGACGAGACGCTCGGCGGCGCCGAGATGCACTCGCGCACCTCCGGTCTCGGTGACTATCTCGCCAACGACGAGCTGGACGCCGCGCGCATCGCTCGGTCGATCGTCAGACGACTCAACTGGCACAAGCAGGGTCCGGCACCGTCGGCGCTGGTGAAGCCACCGCGATACGGCGCAGAAGGACTGCTCGACATCGTTCCCGACGATCTGAAGATCCCGTTCGACCCGCGCGAGATCATCGCGCACATCGTCGACGACTCCGACTACGACGAGTTCAAGCCGCTCTACGGCGGCTCACTCACCACCGGCTGGGCGAACCTGCACGGATATCCGATCGGCATCCTGGCGAACGCCCGCGGCGTGCTGTTCTCCGAGGAGGCACAGAAGGCCACGCAATTCATCCAGCTGGCCAACCGGTACAACACACCGCTGCTGTTCATCCATAACACCACCGGCTACATGGTGGGCGCCGAGTACGAACGCGGCGGGATGATCAAGCACGGCTCGATGATGATCAACGCCGTCTCCAACTCGGAAGTGCCGCACATCTCGCTGATCGCCGGCGCATCGTACGGCGCGGGTCACTACGGCATGGCGGGCCGCGCCTTCAACCCACGGTTCGTATTCACCTGGCCCAGCGCCCGGTCCGCGGTGATGGGCGCCAAGCAACTCGCCGACGTGGTCACCGAGGTCGCCGCGGCCTCCGCCGCGTCCCGCGGCCAGGCCATGGACCCGGCGTTCGTCGACGGCATGCGCACCGCCATCGAGACCCAGATCGATAAGGAATCGCTGCCCGCCTTCATGTCGGGGATGCTCTACGACGACGGGATCATCGATCCCCGCGACACCCGCACCGCCATCGGCATGGCCCTCTCCGCCATCCACAGCGGACCCGTCCACGGCACCGACGCCTTCGGCGTCTTCCGGATGTGAGGAAACCATGACTGCATTCGATTCCGTCCTCGTCGCGAACCGTGGCGAGATCGCGCGGCGCGTGATCAGCGCGGCGCACGCCCGCGGTCTGCGCGCTGTGGCCGTCTTCTCCGACCCCGATGCGGATGCACCGCACGTCGCCGAGGCCGACGACGCGGTGCGCCTGCCCGGTGAATCCCCCGCCGACACCTACTTGCAGGGCGAGAAGATCATCGCCGCCGCCAAGGCCACGGGGGCCCAGGCGATCCATCCGGGCTACGGCTTCCTCTCCGAGAACGCCGACTTCGCGGCGGCCGTGATCGCTGCCGGGATCACCTGGATCGGTCCCTCGCCCGAGGCCATCACCGCGATGGGCTCCAAAGTGGCGGCGAAGGCGAAGCTCGCCGAGGCCGGTGTGCCGATGCTCACGAACCTCACCCCGGACCAGGTGTCCGACAGCGACTTCCCGGTGCTGGTGAAGGCGTCCGCCGGTGGCGGCGGCCGCGGTATGCGCGTGGTCCGTAGCCGCGATGAGCTGGCCGACAACCTCGAAGCCGCAGAGCGCGAGGCGAAGTCGGCGTTCGGCGACGGCACCGTCTTCTGCGAGCGCTACCTCGAGCGCGGCCGGCACATCGAGGTGCAGGTGATGGCGGACTCCCAGGGCACCGTCTGGGCCGTCGGCGAGCGCGAATGCTCCATCCAGCGCCGTCACCAGAAGGTCCTGGAGGAAGCACCGTCACCGCTCGTGGAGCGGCACCCCGCGATGCGCACGGCGCTGTACGAGGCGG includes:
- a CDS encoding acyl-CoA carboxylase subunit beta; translation: MTVLRSTPASDAGKYREAMLGKLGDLTAEFDKALAGGGEKYVERHRKRGKLTARERIDSVLDPASPFLELMPLAAWGSDFQVGASLVGGIGVVEGVEVMVVANDPTVKGGTSNPWTLRKSLRLNDIAREIRLPVLSLVESGGADLPTQKEVFVPGGAMFRNLTQLSKAGIPTISVVYGNSTAGGAYIPGMSDHVVMIKERSKVFLAGPPLVKAATGEISDDETLGGAEMHSRTSGLGDYLANDELDAARIARSIVRRLNWHKQGPAPSALVKPPRYGAEGLLDIVPDDLKIPFDPREIIAHIVDDSDYDEFKPLYGGSLTTGWANLHGYPIGILANARGVLFSEEAQKATQFIQLANRYNTPLLFIHNTTGYMVGAEYERGGMIKHGSMMINAVSNSEVPHISLIAGASYGAGHYGMAGRAFNPRFVFTWPSARSAVMGAKQLADVVTEVAAASAASRGQAMDPAFVDGMRTAIETQIDKESLPAFMSGMLYDDGIIDPRDTRTAIGMALSAIHSGPVHGTDAFGVFRM